In Pecten maximus chromosome 10, xPecMax1.1, whole genome shotgun sequence, one genomic interval encodes:
- the LOC117335789 gene encoding FGFR1 oncogene partner 2 homolog, translating to MAMSVDKLLADAQILVARLRTHDTTADILIAHTQTLHKRLDAMKEYQDDITELNEIARHRPRSTLVLGIAQENRQIRELQQENRELRCSLEEHQNALELIMQKYREQMTKLIQANNFENVIAEKRDQSKDLERLIDKICEMAAVMQRAVMVDQDASAKDQELFTQLQKENNGLRELLEVCTTAKQKILQSITVEQDDKYCQTEEMSGEKTPTAELEQEPV from the exons ATGGCGATGAGTGTTGATAAGCTGTTGGCTGATGCCCAGATTCTTGTTGCTAGACTTCGCACTCATGACACAACGGCAGATATCCTTATTGCTCACACACAAACACTCCACAAAAGATTGGATGCTATGAAAGAG TACCAAGACGACATCACAGAGCTTAATGAGATTGCACGTCACCGGCCACGCTCCACATTAGTCCTTGGGATAGCCCAGGAGAACCGACAGATCCGGGAACTCCAACAAGAGAACCGGGAACTCCGATGCTCCTTAGAGGAACATCAGAATGCACTGGAACTCATCATGCAGAAATATAGAGAACAAATGACAAAACTCATACAGGCGAACAATTTTGAGAACGTTATAGCAGAGAAAAGAGACCAATCTAag GATCTGGAGAGACTTATTGACAAGATCTGTGAAATGGCCGCCGTGATGCAGCGTGCTGTCATGGTAGATCAGGATGCATCAGCTAAGGATCAGGAACTTTTCACCCAGCTACAGAAGGAGAATAATGGGCTCCGCGAACTCCTGGAAGTCTGCACCACCGCCAAACAAAAAATACTCCAGTCCATAACTGTGGAACAGGACGATAAATATTGTCAAACGGAAGAAATGTCCGGTGAGAAAACACCAACAGCAGAACTAGAGCAAGAACCAGTTTAA